Below is a genomic region from Sulfitobacter sp. OXR-159.
GACGCGCTGCACGCTTACAACCGCCATTTGGTCAGCTATCTGCGCACCTATGAGCGGATGGGCTTGCAAGCGATCCCGATGCGCGCCGACTCTGGCCCCATCGGCGGCGATGACACGCATGAATTCCTCGTGCTGGCCGAGACGGGCGAATCGGAAGTCTTCTATGACAGCGAGATCACCGATCTGACCTTTGGCGACCGCGAGATTGACCCCAGCGATCACGACGCTTGCCGCGCTGTGCTGGATGAGTTCACCTCGCGCTACGCCCGCACCGATGAGACCCACGACCCCGAGCTTTTCGCCAAGGTGCCCGAAGAACGCCAGCGCACCGCGCGCGGCATCGAAGTGGGGCAGATTTTCTACTTCGGCACGAAATATTCCGACGCGATGAATGCCAAGGTCCAAGGCCCCGACGGCAAACAGGTGCCGGTGCATATGGGCAGCCACGGCATCGGCGTCAGCCGCCTGCTGGGCGCGATCATTGAGGCCAGCCATGACGACAAGGGTATCATCTGGCCTGAGGGCGTGACCCCGTTCCATGCGGGGATCGTTAACCTCAAGCAAGGCGACGAGGAAGCCGATGCGGCCTGCGATGCGCTCTATAAGAGCCTCAAGGCGCTGGGCCTCGATCCTCTTTATGACGACCGCAAAGGCGGTGCTGGCATGAAGTTTGCGACGATGGACCTGATCGGTCTGCCATGGCGCATCACCGTCGGCCCGCGCGGGCTGAAAAACGGCGTGGTCGAACTGACCAGCCGCCGCACGGGTGAAAGCGAAGAGCTGCCGCCCGAGCAGGCGGTCGAAAAGCTGGCGAAAATCTACGCCGGTATCGTCTGAGCGCTGCGATGATCCTGCGGGCGCTGACATTGGCCGGTGGGATCATAGGGGCAGGGATTGCCGCACAAGGCCCGGGGTTCACCCGGGCCTATGTGTTTGAGCTAGAAGCCGCAGAGCGAACGCTCTCCGGTGTTGTAGCGCATTTTGATGCTGCCGCCCGCACCGCCGGGCTTGACCGAGTGGCCGCGATTGCGCGGCTGCGTGGGTCGGCCTTGTTGGAACGCCGACGTATCGATCTGACCCGCAACATCGAAAGGCACATGGCGCTTGAGGCGCAGGTGCCGCGACTGCAAACGGCGGGTCCGTTCCTGCGCAGTTATTACCTGTTGCGCGCACCTGACGCAGAAGCGTTGCGCGCAACCGTGCAGAAGTTTTCGCCCACCGCGCCGCGCAGCCGTGCCGAATTGATCTTCGCCACCATAGGCTTCATCGCCGGAGCCGCCTTCGCGCGGCTGTTCCTCTGGCTGCCCACATGGCCCGCGCGCTTCCGCCGCCGCCGGGCATTGCGTTCTTGACCCTTCTGGGGCAAAGCCTCAGGTTGCGCGCACCTCAGACCGGAGCCCTCCCGCATGGCCAGCAAACCCACACGCACCGCCCCATTCGCGGCCTTTGAATGGATGATCGCTTGGCGCTACCTGCGCGCCCGCCGCGCCGAGGGCGGGGTGAGCGTGATGACATGGATCAGCCTGATCGGCATCACGCTCGCGGTCTTCGCACTGATTGCCACGCTGTCGGTTCGCTCAGGGTTTCGCGCCGAATTTGTCGACACGATCCTTGGCGCCAACGCGCATGTCACGGTTTACACGATGGGCGAGGTGCAAGAGACCGGCCAGATCGACCGCACCATCGCCAACTATACCGAAATGGCCGCCGAGGTTGCGAAAGTGCCCGGCGTGACCCGCGTGGCCCCCTTGGTGCGCCAGCAGGTCATGGCGAACCGGCGGCAGTCCAACGCGGGCGTCGAGGTCTTTGGCATCGCATCGGATGATCTGATGACCATCCCCGGCATCCAGCCCTCAGAGCGTTCCTTCGGTGACATTGGTCGGTTTGAGGAAGGCATCGCCATCGGCAGCGGCGTGGCGCAGAGCTTGGGCGTGCAGGTCGGTGACACGATCAAGCTGATCTCGCCCAATGGGGTGAAAACCGCCTTTGGCACCAGCCCGCGGGTGAACGGTTATGAAGTGGTCTATATCTTCTCTGCCGGGCGCTATGATATTGATAAAATACGTGTCTATCTGCCGATCACCGAGGCGCAGAGCTTTTTCAACCGCGAGGGCGTCGCGGATGAGTTGGAGGTTATGGTCGAAGACCCCGAAAGCGTTGACGCCATGGCGCGGGCCTTGATGCAGGCGGCGGGCGACCGGGCGCAGGTCTGGACGTGGCGCGATGCGTCCGGCTCGTTCCTGTCGGCGCTGGATATCGAGGACCGGGTGATGTTCGTGATCCTCTCGGTGCTGGTGTTGATCGCCGCGATGAACATCGTCTCGGGGCTGATCATGCTGGTCAAGAACAAGGGCCGCGACATTGGCATTCTGCGCACCATGGGGCTGTCTGAGGGCTCGGTGCTGCGGGTGTTCTTTATCTGCGGCGCGTTCACGGGAATCATCGGCACCGCCGCAGGCGTGGTGCTGGGCGTGCTCTTTGCGATCTACGTCGACCAGATTTTCGCCTTCGTGAACTACCTCAGCGGCGGCAATGCTTGGGATGCCTCGATCCGCGGCATCTACTTCCTGCCCGCGAAACTGCAACTGGGCGATGTGCTCTCTGCCGTGGGGCTGTCGCTCGGGCTGAGCTTTGTCGTGACGATTTTCCCCGCCCGCCGCGCGGCGCGGATGAACCCTGTGGAGGCCCTGCGCTATGAATGATCCCGTCCTGCGCCTGACCGGCATCTCCAAAGCCTACAACCCCGGCGCGCCGAATGAGGTGCAGGTGCTACGCGGCATAGACCTGACGGTCGCGCCCGGTGAAGTCGTGGCACTGGTTGCCCCTTCGGGCGCGGGCAAGTCGACCCTGCTGCACATCGCGGGGCTGCTGGATACGGCTGACAGCGGCACGGTTGAGATCGCGGGCGATGACCTGACGGGGCAGAGCGACCGCAAGCGCACCGGGGTGCGCCGGGCGGATGTGGGCTTTATCTATCAGTTCCACCACCTGCTGCCCGAATTCACGGCGCTGGAAAACATTGTGCTGCCGCAGCTTGCCAATGGCGTGGCGCGCAAGGTGGCCGAGGCGCGGGCGCGTGAACTTTTGGCGCAGGTCGGCATCGCCGAGCGGGCCGACCACCGCCCCGCCGCCATGTCGGGCGGTGAGCAGCAGCGGGTGGCCTTTTGCCGGGCGCTGGCCAATGCGCCGCGTCTGCTGCTGGCGGACGAGCCCACGGGCAACCTCGACCCCTCGACCTCGGATCAGGTGTTTGCGGCGCTGATGGCGCTGGTGCGCGGCACAGGGCTTTCGGCGGTGATTGCCACGCATAACCTCGAACTGGCCGCCCGCATGGACCGGCAGATCCGGCTTGAGGCGGGGCAGCTGGTGCCGGTCTGAGCCGAGACGGGGTTACCGGCAGATATTTTCAAGCTCGACCCCGTCCCAAGGCAGGCCCACGTCATAGGGGCGGCTCTGGGGCAGGGGGGCGACGGGCATGGCTTCGGACAGCATCGCGTGCAACCGTTTGGTGCGCGGCGCCTGCGGGTCGAGCGCGCGACAGCAGACGAATTCCTCAACGATTGAGCCCTGCTGCTCATAGCCGAAATCAAGAAAGCGCGGCTGGGTGTCGACCTCGAAGAGGTAGGGGTCTGCGCTGGTGAACTGCTCTGAGGCTGCGCGCAGCGGCGAATAGCCGGTGAGGCGGCGGTTCTGCCATTGCCAGACATGGGTGATCTCATGCGCCAGCAGCATCGCGGCGATCAGCCCGATGCGGTCGGGGTGATCGGGCAGGTAGTCTTCGAGGTACCAGTCCTTGTCGAAAAGCACGTTATTGAACAGGGCCACGGCGGCGGGTTTGGAGGTCACGGTGTCACCTTCCTGCGGCGGCAGGATGCGCTCACGGCAGGTGGTGCGTGGGCGCGGCTTGCGGGTGAAGGTAACGGCGCGGGTCGGGGCACCGTCGTGCAAGCGCACGCGGTCGTAGTTGACGGAAGCTCCGTGGATGGTGGCGAGATAGGCGCGCTCGTTCTCCGTCAGCGGTCGGCCGCAGGCGGTGAGGAGGAGGAGAAAGAGGAGGGCGCGGATCATGGGGGGAGTTAGGACCGGTGGGGGCGGCGGATCAAGGGGAAAGATTGGGCTGGGTGCGAAACGGTAGGGCCGCGCCCGACCTCGGGCCGGAGGGCTACTTAGAAAAGGACCAGTGGACCTTTTCAGCCCGGAGGGCGGCGCAAGCCGCGGGGTGCCCGCATGTGCGCCCTCCCCGTGGGGGAAGGTGAACACCGTCTCGCAAACTCTCCGGGGGAGAGTTCGAGGTCTGAACGGGCGGAGCCCCGGACAGGCGCGGCCTGGGACGGACGGGGGCTAGTGCTTTCTAGGCATATACCAAGGCCGTGGAGACCGCATGGCGTAGTTTGGGCGAAAGACACGGCCATCTGGACCTATAGCCAGCGCCGTATGACAATTTTGCATTTTAACGTTCTTAAAGGTTCCGCCGCCCATGCGGTTTTGAGCTTCAGATAGCGAGATTAGGTTTCCCCCTAGCGTAAGCTCGCCGTCAATTTCAACCTCCTCCCCTCGAAAGTCGATGGTCAAAAATACGTTTCCTTTTGCACGGCGGAACTTAACCCAATTTGTCTTAAATTCGATGTCCCAGAATTGCCCGATACTAGCAGCCATGTTGTTTTGTTTTATCTCAACCTCTGGCCAAAATTCTTCGTCAGGAATAAAGACGTTTAGTCTGAACTCTCCGTCTATCTGGCGATATGAAATAATCGAATTTCCGCCATAGTCGATTGCAGACACGCAGTCCTCTACGATCATAGAACCGAGCCTAAGCAGCTTTTGTTCTTTGTTACCGCCTAGATAGCCGCTTATTCTTCCATTGCGGAGGTTGATTGGGTTGGCTTTGACCGAGTAGGATTTGGACTTTGGGAGTTTTCCATACTCTGAGTGATGGCTCGGGCAGAGGGCAACCATATGCTCGGGATCAAAGTGTTTTTCTTCTCGCCACTCAATAATGTGATGATATTCGATTATTGGACAGCCGCAAACGGCACATCCAAAGCCGGACTCTTGACGAAGAATCCGAGCTATCGACGCGGGGGGCGTTCTACCCCTCAAACATCCAACTCCTCCACAAACTGCGCGTTCTGCTGAATATACGCGAACCGCATCTCCGGCTTTTTCCCCATCAGCCGCTCCACCAGATCCCCGGTCTCGCCCGGCACGTCCTCATCCACGGTCACGCGGATCAGCTTGCGGGTTGCAGGGTCCATCGTGGTCTCTTTCAGGTCCTTGGCGTCCATCTCGCCCAGACCCTTGAAGCGGCTCACATCGATCTTGCCTTTGCCGCCGAGACCCTTCTCCAACCACATGTTTTTCTCTGCCTCATCAAGGCAATAGACCCGTTTCGCCCCCTGCGTCAGGCGGAACAGCGGCGGGCAGGCGAGGTACAGATGCCCCGCGTCGATCAGCGGCCGCATTTGGGTGAAGAAAAACGTCATCAACAGCGACGCGATATGCGCGCCGTCGACGTCGGCGTCGGTCATGATAATGATCTTGTCATAGCGCAGATCGTCGAGGTTGAATTTCGTGCCCATGCCGACGCCAAGCGCTTCGCAGAGGTCGTTAATCTCAGCGTTGGTGGTGATCTTGCTGGAGGCTGCCCCGAGCACGTTCAGGATTTTACCCTTGAGCGGCAGCAGCGCCTGCGTATTGCGGTTGCGCGCGCCCTTGCCAGAGCCGCCCGCCGAGTCGCCCTCGACGATGAACAACTCGGTGCCTTCGCGGGTCTTGCTGGTGCAGTCGGTCAGCTTGCCGGGCAGGCGCAGCTTTTTGGTGGCGGATTTACGGGCGGTTTCCTTTTCCTGCTT
It encodes:
- a CDS encoding ABC transporter ATP-binding protein is translated as MNDPVLRLTGISKAYNPGAPNEVQVLRGIDLTVAPGEVVALVAPSGAGKSTLLHIAGLLDTADSGTVEIAGDDLTGQSDRKRTGVRRADVGFIYQFHHLLPEFTALENIVLPQLANGVARKVAEARARELLAQVGIAERADHRPAAMSGGEQQRVAFCRALANAPRLLLADEPTGNLDPSTSDQVFAALMALVRGTGLSAVIATHNLELAARMDRQIRLEAGQLVPV
- a CDS encoding lipoprotein-releasing ABC transporter permease subunit, giving the protein MASKPTRTAPFAAFEWMIAWRYLRARRAEGGVSVMTWISLIGITLAVFALIATLSVRSGFRAEFVDTILGANAHVTVYTMGEVQETGQIDRTIANYTEMAAEVAKVPGVTRVAPLVRQQVMANRRQSNAGVEVFGIASDDLMTIPGIQPSERSFGDIGRFEEGIAIGSGVAQSLGVQVGDTIKLISPNGVKTAFGTSPRVNGYEVVYIFSAGRYDIDKIRVYLPITEAQSFFNREGVADELEVMVEDPESVDAMARALMQAAGDRAQVWTWRDASGSFLSALDIEDRVMFVILSVLVLIAAMNIVSGLIMLVKNKGRDIGILRTMGLSEGSVLRVFFICGAFTGIIGTAAGVVLGVLFAIYVDQIFAFVNYLSGGNAWDASIRGIYFLPAKLQLGDVLSAVGLSLGLSFVVTIFPARRAARMNPVEALRYE
- the proS gene encoding proline--tRNA ligase, which codes for MRLSQYFLPVLKENPAEAQIVSHRLMLRAGMIKQSSAGIYSWLPLGYKVLRKVEEIVHQEQQRVGHIPMLMPTLQSADLWKESGRYDAYGPEMLRIRDRQDRDMLYGPTNEEMITDIFRSHVGSYKDLPLTLYHIQWKFRDEIRPRFGVMRGREFLMKDGYNFDLTEEDALHAYNRHLVSYLRTYERMGLQAIPMRADSGPIGGDDTHEFLVLAETGESEVFYDSEITDLTFGDREIDPSDHDACRAVLDEFTSRYARTDETHDPELFAKVPEERQRTARGIEVGQIFYFGTKYSDAMNAKVQGPDGKQVPVHMGSHGIGVSRLLGAIIEASHDDKGIIWPEGVTPFHAGIVNLKQGDEEADAACDALYKSLKALGLDPLYDDRKGGAGMKFATMDLIGLPWRITVGPRGLKNGVVELTSRRTGESEELPPEQAVEKLAKIYAGIV
- a CDS encoding DUF2937 family protein, with translation MILRALTLAGGIIGAGIAAQGPGFTRAYVFELEAAERTLSGVVAHFDAAARTAGLDRVAAIARLRGSALLERRRIDLTRNIERHMALEAQVPRLQTAGPFLRSYYLLRAPDAEALRATVQKFSPTAPRSRAELIFATIGFIAGAAFARLFLWLPTWPARFRRRRALRS